GGTACAATCAACATTGGGAATATCCGCAACCGCGGCAGAGAACGCAACCCTCTTCGTGTTCCAGCATGCCGCCGCAATCGGGACAGTGTTCCTTCGCAATGTCCGGCTTGTCGGTCAGACGGGCGCCATTGCCGAAGTGATCGTTGAGCACCTTGGCGATCGCATCGGGGATTGAGAAGATCATCCCCCGCCGCTCAAAGATCGGCTGCGACCCGCCGATCCCCTGCAACTGTTTGACGATCTGCGACACCGCCACGCCGGAGCGCAGCGCCAGCGAAATCAGCCGGCACATCGCCTCGGTGTCGGCCATGGTCGAGTATCCCGACTTGCCGATCGAAGCAAACACCTCGAACGGCTTCCCTTTGTGCAGGTTGACCGTCACATAGAGGTTGCCGTACCCCGTGCGGATCTTCTCGGTAAATCCTTCCAGAACATCGGGACGCTCCTCCGGCTCCACCGGGCGCCCGCTGGGAGGCACCGGCTTCGGCGCCGGGGCAACCGGTTTCGCCACCGGCACCGGCGGGGGAACTCGCTGCTCCGGCGGACTCGGCGGGGGGGCTTTCGGCAGATCAAACGCCCCCACCTGATCTGTCGCGCGCGCTTCCTCCGGTGTGGCCCCGGTCGAAAGGACCTGCCCCGGACGGGACCCATCGCGGTACACGGTCACGCCCTTGCATCCCAGACGGTACGCCTGCCAGTAGGCGGTCTGCACATCGTCGCGCGTCGCCTTCTGCGGCAGATTGATTGTCTTCGACACCGCCGAATCGCAGTGCTTCTGGAACACCGCCTGCATCCGGATGTGGGCCGAGGGCGGAACATCGGCGGCGGTCACGAAGATGTCGCGCACATCCTCGGGAATCTCATCAAAACCACGAATCGAATTGGCATTGGCGATCTGTTCCATCAACTCCTGCGAATAGAAGCCGCGCTCCTTGGCCACCTGCTCAAAGAGCGGATTGACGTCGATCAGCCGCGTCCCCTCCATCACATTGCGCACGAACGAAATCGCATAGAACGGTTCGATCCCCGATGAGCATCCGGCGATGATCGAGATTGTCCCCGTGGGGGCGACCGTGGTGACGGTCGCATTACGCATCGCCACCCCCTCGTCAGCGTACACCGACCCGTCCCAGTTGGGGAATTTGCCGCGCGAGGCCGCCAGATCGGAGGAGTGCAGCCGCGCCTCCGATTCAATGTGCGCCATCACTTGCTCGCCGAGCTCAAAGGCCTCCTCGGAATCGTAGCGCACGCCCAGCTTGGCCAGCATGTCGGCCCACCCCATAACGCCGAGGCCGATGCGACGGTTCTTCTTGGTTTGCGCCGCGATCTCGGGAATCGGGTACTTGTTCGCATCGATCACATTGTCGAGGAAGTGCACGCCGAGATGCACCAACTGCGTCAACTTGTCCCAGTCGATCCCCTCGGACGGCCGGCGACGATCATACGTCGGCGGCAATTCCTCCCTGATCGCCTTGCCGAGATTCACGGAGGCGAGATTGCAGGAATCGTATGGCGGCAACGGTTGCTCGCCGCAGGGATTGGTCGCTTCGATCTCCTCGATCCGGTGCGTCGGATTCGTCTGATTGACCCGGTCGACAAAGATCACCCCCGGCTCGCCGGTGCGCCAGGCATGGTCGACGATCGCCGCGAACACCTTGCGCGCATCCAGCGACTGCACCACCCCATCGATCTCGTATGGCCGACGCGTCGTGGGGTGGCGCAGCGCATACGGTTTCCCCTGCTCGACGGCGGTCATGAACTCATCGGTGACGGCCACCGAGATGTTGAAATTGGTGATCTGGCTAAGGTCTTCCTTGCAGGCGACAAATTCCTCGATGTCGGGATGATCGACCCGGAGGATTCCCATGTTGGCCCCGCGACGGGTCCCGCCCTGCTTGACCGCCTCGGTGGCGGCGTTGAACACCTTCATGAACGAGACCGGCCCGGAGGCGACCCCCGATGTCGAGGCGACGACCGAGTTGCGCGGCCGCAGACGGGAGAAGGCGAATCCGGTCCCACCCCCGGACTTGTGGATCAGCGCGGCGTTCTTGATCGACTCGAAAATCTCCTCCATCGAATCACCGACCGGGAGGACGAAGCAGGCCGACAATTGCCCCAGGGGCCGTCCGGCATTCATCAGAGTCGGGGAGTTCGGCATGAACTCGCAGTTGACCATGGAACGGTAGAACTTCTCGGCGGTGCGACGCACCTCATCGGCATCGGCGCCGTAGCTGGCATCGACGGCCGCAATGGCCCCGGCCACGCGCCCAAACAACTCGGCCGGAGTCTCCGCGACTCTCCCCTGGTCGTCCTTCTTCAGGTAGCGCCGTTCCAAGACCCGCAGCGCATTCTCGGCCAACCCTGGTGTCTGCTCGAACATCTCCCCTCCCGCGGAGCACACCGCACCATCCGGCGACAGAGCACCCCTTCCCCTTTTATTACGGCTGTCTGACCTTTGGTATCTACTGTCCCGTCGGGCGCCCAGCCCGCAGGTCCAAAGAGCGGACGGAGATTAGCCGCAGCGACTGGTGGTGTCAATCAAAAATTGCGGTTAGGGGAAAGAAAAATCACAATATATTGTGGTTCAGAGTGTTAATGACCACGCTATCTTGTGACGCTTGGCACGTTGCGTCGAACGGCGGGCAGGACCGATCTGGCTGTCGAGCGTAACATATTGAAGGTAAATAGACTAACATGCCAAGGTGAGCGGCGACATGGGGTAACAGAAGCGCGTGGCCGACTGGTTGGATGTGGATAGAGAATGCCAAACGTCTCGCACGCAGGAATAACTCCTCTTCCAAACCACCCAAACCAAAACCCCCGCGCCGTAGGCACGGGGGTTCAGTGTCGTAATGGACTTGCCAGCTACTGGCCGGAGGCTGCTGTCTTAGGCTTGGCGTTCTTCATGATCTCCGCCATCGCCTGCGGCATGACCCCCATGACCTCCTTGGTGGTCTTGACGTAGGCATGGAGGGCATCGACCCCCTCCTTGGTGGTGGCGGAGGCAACCGCGATCTTCCCCATCGAGCCATTGAACTGCTCGATCTTCACGTCCTTGCGCGCCATGAGCTTCGCCATGCCGGTGCAAACTGGACAGAAGGTCTTGTCGAACTCGGCCGGGGGCAGCTTGGCACCGTCGGCCATCGCCGCCTCACAGTCCTTCTCCCATTTGGCGCAGGTCGGGAGCAACTTGGCATCGGCCATCAGGAAGGTCGAAACGTACCCATTCGCGGTCTCGAAGACGTCGGCGCGAATGCTCGGGCCCAGCTCAGGGTAGTTGACCATCGCCTTACAGGAGGGACAGTTCGCCACTTTCGTGGTCAACTCCCCCGGGGTCATCGCTCCGGCCGTGACCAGAGTGCCCAGGACGATCACCGCGACCAGCACTCCCATGGACTTTCTCATTCCCACTCCTCCGTTGGTACAGGTTGCTTGCATACCCGACGCCCGCGATTGTGCAACATCGTCAGACGAAAGGCCGGTGACAACGCTCCCA
This window of the Candidatus Zixiibacteriota bacterium genome carries:
- a CDS encoding vitamin B12-dependent ribonucleotide reductase codes for the protein MFEQTPGLAENALRVLERRYLKKDDQGRVAETPAELFGRVAGAIAAVDASYGADADEVRRTAEKFYRSMVNCEFMPNSPTLMNAGRPLGQLSACFVLPVGDSMEEIFESIKNAALIHKSGGGTGFAFSRLRPRNSVVASTSGVASGPVSFMKVFNAATEAVKQGGTRRGANMGILRVDHPDIEEFVACKEDLSQITNFNISVAVTDEFMTAVEQGKPYALRHPTTRRPYEIDGVVQSLDARKVFAAIVDHAWRTGEPGVIFVDRVNQTNPTHRIEEIEATNPCGEQPLPPYDSCNLASVNLGKAIREELPPTYDRRRPSEGIDWDKLTQLVHLGVHFLDNVIDANKYPIPEIAAQTKKNRRIGLGVMGWADMLAKLGVRYDSEEAFELGEQVMAHIESEARLHSSDLAASRGKFPNWDGSVYADEGVAMRNATVTTVAPTGTISIIAGCSSGIEPFYAISFVRNVMEGTRLIDVNPLFEQVAKERGFYSQELMEQIANANSIRGFDEIPEDVRDIFVTAADVPPSAHIRMQAVFQKHCDSAVSKTINLPQKATRDDVQTAYWQAYRLGCKGVTVYRDGSRPGQVLSTGATPEEARATDQVGAFDLPKAPPPSPPEQRVPPPVPVAKPVAPAPKPVPPSGRPVEPEERPDVLEGFTEKIRTGYGNLYVTVNLHKGKPFEVFASIGKSGYSTMADTEAMCRLISLALRSGVAVSQIVKQLQGIGGSQPIFERRGMIFSIPDAIAKVLNDHFGNGARLTDKPDIAKEHCPDCGGMLEHEEGCVLCRGCGYSQC